Below is a genomic region from Ostrea edulis chromosome 10, xbOstEdul1.1, whole genome shotgun sequence.
taaatTACTACCGCTAAGGTTTTTGAATACTCTAAATTGGGTTTATTTTTATCTCAacgttttgttgtttatatGAACGGAATAAATTagacatttatttcaatttttttttttaagtaatgAAATCGTATTAGCGATCATTTTACTGCGAAACAAAGCATCCCCCTAAGTTAAGCGGTTTTTAAAAACGTTTCTCACGTGCAATGAATCACGCATAAACTCTTGACTTGGGTAACACATATAATGAACGGACACGTTGATTGTGAAAGGATGCGGAAATTTATACATTTGTGATGAATTgttcttaaaaatatatatatatatatatcggttTTCCCCAAATTTTGGATTGACAACAAAAGGTATCGTTTTATCTTCCGGTGCAGAATTTCCTCTGTACAAAGTCATTTTAAATGTGAGGAGTAAAGATTATCCACGCAGTTTCCGCGTAAGTATCGAACGTTTCATACATTTAATTAAACTTCCTCATGTGTGTGCAAAGGCAGAAATTCTTGATTTAACTTACTACGggttttagaaattaaaattattcaatatcatttgcAAGACGCAATTTGATTGGACCAGACTttctttatattctttatatcgTAAAAACTAAATTGCCGTGAATTCGCGTCTTATTGATGATCGGCGTCTTAGGAATATGGGGATCGTCTTGAAAAAGGATATGCAGTATTTAATGTAGTAGATGTATAACGAAGTGCATTCGTCGACATGTAAGCAAATAAACCATTTAttgcttctttttttaaattttttactaAATATGAATCAACTGATAAGAACTAAATGAATTTCAGCTCGCCTGAAGCTGAGACTCGCGTTAGGTACTCTGATCATAATATGTCCAGAAAATCGCCCGTCTGTTGatgtttcacattttcaacttcttctaaGTCGAGACCATTCAATCTGGCACTCGTCATAATTCAGAAAATGGCGTTTAATGAGAAATTTAAGATAAACCACCATGGACATCATCTACCACGAACACGTTATAATGAAATGGtagtacataatatatagagTTTTTTATATACAGAAATCTCGATAAATAACATTCCTAGCAGCAATCTTTTTGGAAGGGGCTATCCATGGAAAATCAGTTCATTGTCGGTTGTTGAAACGCGTTTAAAATGTACAATAGTGACCATGTCGTATACATTCAGGTTACTACAGATCGTGGGATTGTAGCAGACTTTGGGTGTACCCCAGTAAACATGTTACGGTTAACAGATCGTGGGATTGTAGCAGACTGTGGGTATACCCCAGTAAACATGTTATGGTGAACAGATCGTGGGATTGTAGCAGACTGTGGGTATACCCCAGCTGTAAACATGTCACGGTGAACAGATCGTGGGATTGTAGCAGACTGTGGGTGTACCCCAGTAAACATGTCACGGTGAACAGATCGTGGGATTGTAGCAGACTGGGTGTACCCCAGTAAACATGTTACGGTTAAAATGACGTATCTGATCATGTGACATATCTGAGTCTGTAGTCATCAAATTCAAAGAGTTTCTCGAAACAAGTTAAGTTGAAaattggatttttaaaagtctgataagttactcaaattttgactgctcaaataaaagaaaactcaaacttaagttttgagattttttttttcgcgaCATCCAAGTCTGGAGCTACAAGTATAACCACACATAAATCtacgtatacatgtaataattaaaaCGTTGAATTCGTGGGATAGGGGTAAGATGAAATCATAGAAAATCAGATCCCCTCGCAACAAAAAGAACCACGGTATTTATTGTTAATACTGTACTAGTATAGGGATTTATTTCGAACGTAGCTTGCAGTGATCTAGCCGTCTATAATGAGGCTTGAAAGTTAGAATGGCGGAAATCCTACTTCACTGCACAGTTAATGGATCTCCTTGTAAAGCTCATGTGTCCTGCTTCTTTGAGAGTAATGACAACCGCATTCAAATTCAACTTTATTTCAAGTGCACTGTATTAATATGTTTAGATATATTATAATCTGTTCATGTAGATATCAAGTCGATATCGACTGTACATATACAATCCAATGTGTTTGCCTTCTTGATATGTACATTTATTGTTTGATAGTGAGGGAATGataaagatttattcacccgATAAATCGTATTCTCTGGGGGCGTTTGCCCTCCCTCACTATCTTGCAATAACTTGTTTATTaataccaaaacaaaacaagactTTATAAATGGAATGGAAATTGcgcaacaaaaaaaacaacaaacaaacaaaaaaatactGCGTGTGTCCGTTCATTTATATATGGGTAGCTGTTTTGCACTACCAGTAGCACCACGCCGTAAACGTATTAGAATACATACAAAGCAGCGAAATAAACGAGATTGTTAAGTTTCCTGTTGATTACACGATCTGTGATGAAACTTACAAGAAATTCGTGTAAAAATACCCTTTTCCGTCTTGTAATGACGGTTTACATCATGTGGAGTTTATGGAAACCCACAAGGGATGCCGTACACGACGTCCCGCGAGACACAGTGAGGGTATTTGTAGACTCAATCACGTGATTTTCTCAACCAATAATCGTAGTGTCATTCCTTTGAGGTTTGTAAAGATGTCAAAGGCAAAATACATTCGAAACATTTATTGATTGTGTCGTGATTGcgtatattttatgattttcattacatgctctctctctctctcttttcagATTGTCGTAATCTGTGACTTCCATGGccaattttaaaaagattaaacGTTTCCTGTATCTTTTATGTTTCTGCGTCGTAGCGTCGTGGTATATAGTGATGAAATATTATTATGACAATGTGGAAATTACGTATCACAATATGAAATCTCATTTGGCTTGTGTTTTACCCGAGAACTTAAATCCCTTTGATCCTGGGGTTATGAAGTTCATATGGGATGTGCCGTCTATAAAATGTGCCGATTGGCCTTCCCTTGTTTATGTGGATTCCAAAGGCCAAttacagaaaaacaaaacagtCATGCTCAGTTTTGCTAGCTATAGTGATTTGTCGTGTACATATCAAATTGTGACACGTGGAAAGGGAGATATGGAAATAAGTATGGAACCGGAAGTGACGTTTACTTCAGGTGATTTTGTACCAGCTGATTTTTTTTACGTTGTTTGTAAAACTCCAGAAGGAAAAGTCATATACAGCAACATGCATCATAACATCAATAACAGACATATATTAAAAGAGGAGAAACTTAAGAAAACATCAGATGAGCAGATGAACGTCTTTATCTATGGAATTGACGCAGTTTCCCGTCTACACGCGGAAAGAAAACTACAAAAGACAATGAAATACCTTAAAAATGATATTAGTGCATACATATTCGAGGGGTATACCAAGATTGGGGGAAATACGTTTCCCAATATAGCCCCACTTCTAACAGGAAAAGCGGTGGGTGAACTACCAAACACGACGGGTTTTCTCGATGAATTTCCTTTCATGTggaaaaaattctcaaaaaagGGTTATGCTACATTCCATGCAGAGGACTGGCCGGAAATTTCAACATTCAATTCTAACTTAAAAGGGTTCAATGAGCAGCCTGTTCACCACTACATTCGACCGATGTTCCTTGCATTCGACAGTGTgtctttttacaaaaataaattagaTCAGGCACATATGTACCTGGCCGATAAAGGGATCCGACTAGGGAGTCAAGGGGGTCTTTGCTTTGGGAATAAGCCCAAGTTCAAAATTATCATTGACTATTACAAACAGTTTATTGAGCGATATGGTGATAACCTTCAGTTTGCTCTCAGTTGGAATAACGAACTCTGCCATGATTACCTTAATAATCTGCAACTTGGagataatgatatttttcaatttgttcGCTGGCTTCACACAACAGGTAGATTAAATAACTcggtttttatattccttaGCGACCATGGTTACTTAATGAACGAGATTCAAAATACTTTCGTGGGCAGATTCGAGGCGCGGATGCCTCTTTTGGCTGTGTCCATACCGCCGATACTGAAAACTAAATACCCTCACATACACTCAAACTTATTAAAAAACACAAAGCGATTAATCACCGTGTATGATATTCATGAaacactgaaaaatattttgcaagCTGATTTTACAATTAAAAACGTGAGCTACACGAAACTTTTACCTCGCGGAATCAGTCTATTTCACGAAATTCCCAAATCTAGATCTTGTAAAGACGCGCATATTCCGGAACATTTTTGTCCTTGTTATTCGTCTCAAAAAGTATCAGTCAGGGATCCAACAGTTCAAGAAATTGCCATCTTCATTACTTCTAGAATCAATGACAAATTTCAGCACCACCACAAGTGCCAAGAGTTGAAATTGAAAGAAGTCAATGGCGCATCAGTGGTAGACTCAAATCTCGTTAAATCTCGTTCAAGATTTACAATACGCAATCTTATATACGGATCAGACATTGATGACAGACTTCGGAAGCGGTATATCATAACTTTAACAACAATCCCAGGGAACGCAAAATTCGAGTCGACGGTGGAAATGGCAAAGAATGGTCACATGACGATTCTAGATGACGTCATAACAAGAACAAACATGTATAAGAACCAATCAGCATGCATAAAGGAGAGGTTACTAAAGCCATTCTGTTTTtgttctaataaaaaaaaatagagagagagagaaagagagactCGGTCTAGAACGTCGCTTTGTCACTGGATAAGTACTCTGTGATGACCGCGGGCATACTTCTATAAACGGTCAGTAAGAAGTCCCTTTACGACAATATTGCGGATTTCATGAAAAGAATGCCGccatgaagcattgcagttcataacctcatgcattttcaaaaatataatatttttttatatatatttacattctacttttatttctatATAGTAATTTCCAGCTGCTAAGATAGacgtattatatttatcaagattcatacgcgcattgtttacaactgcagcgcattcatgaagaaaatagCTATGATTTAAATTCGTAAAGATATTAAAagcaaaaacatttcaaatgtgAATGATACGAAACATGAATGCTTTCaatattgatagaaaataaTGTATCCCCACAAAAGTGTTGTAGTTTGACTTTTACCGCATGATTAAACAAGTCTGTGTAGTGTTTCATAAGCCATTAAGTAACAGCTGGgcagtattatatatatttatagcaATATAATGGCTATTTATTTTTGTGCAAACTTTTCTCCATaatggttttttttctctctctctaaatgaCACAATCTAAAGCTTTTTTGTGACACTTCCAAAGAGATATTTTTGTTCTTTACCTATAAAATACAATGTGCTGCATGTGAATATCTTTTGAAATCGTGATTTCGCGCAATGTGTGTTGCATGTGTGTCGTTTATTGCACGCGTGATTTATTTTAGCGGAATGTGAAGCTTCGTCCTGAACTGTGTGCTTGTTTGCAAATGTGTGCATTTCCCCCCAATATTACCAGCATGTATATTTTTCTATGCCTTtatattttattagaaaatgcaacaAGTCTAGAATACTCTTTGACAATACATGATTCCAATATGTCAACACAGGGACTTAGtttttacatgtgtattgtgctttcattgaaatttttcagcactgttgtttttatttgattttgacTGAACCTAAATGTTTTGCTCAATGGTGCATGTTTGAATAAACATGTGCAGTGTTCACGGCATTTTTTGTCTCTCAATAGATTGTTGGTGTGTCACTGCAAAATAACGAGAATTCTATGTCCTGTGTCTAACCAGGATTGTGTTTCATGGAAAGTGTGCTGGCCTGAAGCATTGCTGTTCAtattctcatgtattttcaaaacagcGATATTTACGTTCTACTTTCCTATCTGTTGGAATTACAGCCGTCAAAATACACATATACTATATGCATCAAAAGTCATACACAAACTGTTCCCATatgcatcgcattcatgagaaaatggttatacatgtatttacagtttgtaaaggcaaaatattggaaatataaatattttgtgttttctATTGGATATGAATGACCTGTTAGAAATGGTGATAcactgaagattttttttttttttttttaaattccctcATACAAAATATCTAAAAGAAATCTACACCGGAAAACAAGATGCATACGGCGCATTCAATATTAACAATGAGGGTCTGCAAACAAAAGATGCCCTGTTCATTCCTATTTTTGAGCCTCCGTTTTTCTAAAACCCAACCGCAATTCTCCTTTTGAAAGGCCACAATACCTTTAGCTTTAGATatagtataatacatgtaatattgcaCTCTGTGCATATTTTCGAAATTGGCGGATTCAGGAatttggaaagggggggggggtcctacgattagtttttgttttcaaagggGGGTTTCAcccctcaaaatgtgttatttttacctgTTTTAGCAACCTTTTCTGGAGAGGGGTCCAAAcccgtacccccccccccccccctttgatcCACCTGTGgagattgaaaagtttaaactaGGGGGATTGAAACAAAAAAGGTATTTATCGTAACAATACCATAGAAAACAATCGGcctgaaaacattttttattacTATAGATACTACATTATGCATTTCATCCCCCTGGAATTAACAAAAATAGTTTAGTTAATGAAAATCGTGGGAAAAAATTTCATCGCTGAGCATTTTAACAGATTAAAAAAACATAGAAACTCCCCCACCTTGTCTATGAATTcatcaaacttcattatacaatTACACGGTGTGTTGCTGTTTGATATGTTTGATAATCAGCACTTGATGTACCGAGAGTATGGCCACTGAAATTTATTActtttcatatcttttataaaagCAGATGGAAATCTGATAACATATGGTTTTATACTGACTGGTAATATAGGCTACCGGTACATGCACGTGTAAGATGACACGATGGACGAATTGTGAATAAATAATCAGCTGGTGTGTAAATTCACAAGTCATTCTTATGTAGATATCTTAGTTTAGGAAAGCTCACAGAATTCATTGGAGTGATGGAAATACGTCATTCAGAATTTCCACTGTTTATAGAAGgtgttttgaatagaaaaatacaaacaggatTATATGAGAAGTCGACTtaaaattctgataatgattGCATGTACCTGCACGTCTTGATgtatgaagatttttaaagtggAAAATAACCGGGTATGTGACTAATAAACCCGTTTTCTCAATCTGAGCGCGTGGTATCTACTACACTGTAACAATGTGCTACAAGTGTTGTCTGGAGAATTGGTATTTTGTAACAGTGGTGGATTTAAAGGGGGTCCCCCACCCCTTTGTGaccaataataaacaaaaaaaaaaagttgaccAACAGCAAAAGTATATGATTTTACATTATACATACGGACAAATGCataagtatataaaaaaaatcaattatttgttattgattttattatgtacatgtatttataaagcATAGATAGAATATATAGCCAATATAAAGTAAACTCCCTTTAGCAAAGCCTTGATCCGCCACTGTATAACTTTCGATTATCGAATGTGTATGATTCTTATGACTCTTGTATTAccaaatgtgtaaagtttattGTCTTCTTTTATTTTGATCTCCGGTCTGAGGCACCTGACAAATACAAAGTTATTGCAAGAAAATAAAACGGCGTTGCATACAACCGAAAAGTTTTAGTAAACAGGTGAACAAAGactattattatactttcatgtaaaatattcgaacctgattggtcgagaagcatttgaaaaaacatattgttaccctctgagaacataaaacacgcgccccagggtgatagtatctagcaacgggtaacagtacttgacaacgggtgatattataaaaaattatcacatgcgtcaaatttatgcgcgtacggttcgccgtagattgttagacgacgtcatttgagcgtttgtaaaAAATggatatacgaaatatcgcatgacagtgattgatcaaatgtcaacagacgtatgTTTTTCTGTTTTCCTGTTTaaataacattcagtataataaaacaaatattgcatgtagttgagggtaacattgaaattttcaccccttgagaaaccattgtcaacctcggctacgcctcggttgacaatggttttctcggggtgaaaattttcaatgttaccctcaactacatgcaatatttatatattgaaaaaatcacccccccccaaaaaaaaatagcacactaAGGACGCGATTATGGTGCAAAGCTATAAAGTCTGTTCTTTTACACAATCAAAGGAAGCGTGTTAGTGCAAAATGACTATTACTGCATAGAGATGTAAAATCGTCACACAAAAATTTGTAATGTAAATGcaaatttgaaatgtaaataaaacctTTTCgcagtgaataaaatgaaatgcttTTTGCACACAACTAAAAGGTTTAATAAAGGGACTGgctcacgtttttcgaaagaaatatttttcattttttatgttaaaaattaaaaatataattcattcaatgctgacaaccaaaatttggaccgtctgaattcaaggataagagcaatattttagctttgattctgtgttatgtaaacaaagactcgagtctttttatgtaaacaaacaaaccagagaaatgttaattttgtaatttatagaATCTTCCTTTTGtacaattacaaattttaattttttaatgacacattttacctacagtatacttgagatgtgatatatataatgaatttgggccaatatccatttattttgaaaacttcgtagacaataacacacctcaatctttgttttcaaaacaaatactaaactctctataatgagcttctgtcatgataaataaccttaattttttatgaaaccttttagatatattagactgtagactttgatcatttaaagtgaaaaacaaaatttggggggaaatcgtgaattaGTCCCTTTAAGGAGGTTGTAAATATCCtttacttttcatctacatccaatttctctggtgtagcatacctcttTAAGCGCACAAATGACAAAACTAAGTACTACACACCACATATACCAAACACAATACTCTACCTCGTGTTGTACGGCAGcatctatataaatttatattatCTTCTTCTCAACACCAGTATACATGATTactcatatgaaaggtgaagataacgaacagcgatcataactcctacaagcaatacaatatagatagttgggcaaacacggacccctggacacaccagaggtgggatcaataTTCAAACGCTCCCAGGGAGTGCATTATCgaagtttgttcacatcatgaCCCACGAGGatagggtggagccacaatgGGAGACTAAATTATAAGTTCTATACTGTCAAAATGACACATTCTTGTCACATTTGTTAACACGTCTAAATTGTAAACACGTTGAATTTCATTACCTGTAATGGGAAGTGTTGAGAACCTGCTTACATGTTTAGattttaaacacaattttaaaCCATTTTAGCTTGGAACGTCAGAGGTACAATGTCTTAAACTCTGTGCCTCTCATCTTTGTTAGATAATACAAATTAAACTGTGATGTAGCTACCCGAGCAGAGTTAACACACTGGAACTATTTATTTAGACTATTCATAAGAATTATTTTAGTATTGTCAAAGTAGAAGTCGACGAAACGTATTCTGAACCTAAAGCTTATTTTATAGGTATGGGTGGAATAGCATGGTAAGTCCCTAGCATATACAACtaaggaaataaaaatagacTCCGGACGGATTGTTGGAGTAGAACTGTTAACAAGTACTGAAAGGTTATATCTATTTGGTGTTTACTTACCTGCAGATGGTAATATGGACTCTTATATTAACGAACTTAATATTCTAGAAAGCTTACACAATTACTACAGTGAATACGGCAATGTGTTAATAACAAGTGATTCTTTTCTCTGATTTAATAAAGCGATGCTGTTATGGTGTATTTCATACTCCTGATTTAACAGTGGGCAACATTGAGAGTACTTTAcattattgaaaatgtaaatgcttTTAATGACACCCAATGTTGGACCTCCTAGATCAGAATAACTTTGTATGAGTAAACACTACCATGCTTGTAATATCTCCTTTATATCatacctttgtatttgggagagggcctacgtaggctatgcctgttgcccaatccagTTGAAGGAAATCACTGCCCGTATatccaaaaaaaaccaaaaaaaacaattaCTCTATATGTTTATAAAGCTCCTGATATAGGAGACCAATCACCATGTAATGCGATTACAAAAGCACTGGtgtttcatttgaaaagaaacaaaacaagCTGTTCCAATAACATGGTCTGCTTTTAATCAGTCAGTTGTAGCAGCATAAACCCAGATCTCACTATCATTGGTTACATGCCAATCGCACAAGCACCTGCTCATGAAATAGAAACACTTAACTACGGTTGACCAGAAATCCATGTGCATATCTGACCGTATTGGTCAACGGCATACTGTATTGACAGTTGATCAAACTCAGTCTGTACCTCAAgttaatgaatttaaaatggTCATAGTGCAGAGAGAAACTTGTGCCACGAATGGGTAGCTTTCATTTTGCTAGGAACTTTATGAAATGTATAGAAGATCATATGATTGGTTCTGGTCTGCATGATCTATGGATGGAATATGAATTGCTTGGGCATGTTGCATTCTcacaccagagggcgcgttacgcaagcttcacatacacgtc
It encodes:
- the LOC125665684 gene encoding uncharacterized protein LOC125665684, translated to MANFKKIKRFLYLLCFCVVASWYIVMKYYYDNVEITYHNMKSHLACVLPENLNPFDPGVMKFIWDVPSIKCADWPSLVYVDSKGQLQKNKTVMLSFASYSDLSCTYQIVTRGKGDMEISMEPEVTFTSGDFVPADFFYVVCKTPEGKVIYSNMHHNINNRHILKEEKLKKTSDEQMNVFIYGIDAVSRLHAERKLQKTMKYLKNDISAYIFEGYTKIGGNTFPNIAPLLTGKAVGELPNTTGFLDEFPFMWKKFSKKGYATFHAEDWPEISTFNSNLKGFNEQPVHHYIRPMFLAFDSVSFYKNKLDQAHMYLADKGIRLGSQGGLCFGNKPKFKIIIDYYKQFIERYGDNLQFALSWNNELCHDYLNNLQLGDNDIFQFVRWLHTTGRLNNSVFIFLSDHGYLMNEIQNTFVGRFEARMPLLAVSIPPILKTKYPHIHSNLLKNTKRLITVYDIHETLKNILQADFTIKNVSYTKLLPRGISLFHEIPKSRSCKDAHIPEHFCPCYSSQKVSVRDPTVQEIAIFITSRINDKFQHHHKCQELKLKEVNGASVVDSNLVKSRSRFTIRNLIYGSDIDDRLRKRYIITLTTIPGNAKFESTVEMAKNGHMTILDDVITRTNMYKNQSACIKERLLKPFCFCSNKKK